One Thauera sp. K11 DNA window includes the following coding sequences:
- a CDS encoding maleate cis-trans isomerase family protein, whose protein sequence is MDKRIRLGVLTPSSNTSLEPLTSAIVSGVPGVSAHFSRFTVTEISLKGQALGQFDDSKILEAARLLADARVDSIGWSGTSSGWLGFERDVQLCRRITEATGIPATTSVLALNEILAKTGTRALGLATPYVPDVQARIVANYAAAGVQIVAERHLGISVNFDFAKVDEDTLRAMVRELAASRPEAITTFCTNLRAAQLAAGLERETGIPFYDTVSTVVWKQLRMAGVDTRQVEGWGRLFQEVE, encoded by the coding sequence ATGGACAAACGCATCCGACTGGGCGTACTGACGCCTTCCTCCAATACCTCCCTCGAGCCGCTCACCAGCGCCATCGTCAGCGGCGTGCCCGGCGTGTCGGCGCATTTCTCGCGCTTCACCGTCACCGAGATCTCGCTGAAGGGCCAGGCCCTCGGCCAGTTCGACGACAGCAAGATCCTCGAGGCCGCCAGGCTGCTCGCCGACGCCCGCGTCGATTCGATCGGCTGGAGCGGCACCTCGTCCGGCTGGCTCGGCTTCGAGCGCGACGTGCAACTGTGCCGCCGCATCACCGAGGCCACCGGCATCCCCGCGACCACCTCGGTGCTGGCGCTCAACGAAATCCTCGCCAAGACTGGCACCCGCGCGCTCGGCCTGGCCACGCCCTACGTACCCGACGTGCAGGCGCGCATCGTCGCCAACTACGCCGCGGCGGGCGTGCAGATCGTCGCCGAGCGGCATCTGGGCATTTCGGTGAACTTCGACTTCGCCAAGGTGGACGAGGACACGCTGCGTGCGATGGTGCGCGAACTCGCGGCATCGCGGCCGGAGGCCATCACCACCTTCTGCACCAACCTGCGCGCAGCGCAACTGGCGGCCGGGCTCGAACGCGAAACCGGCATCCCGTTCTACGACACCGTCTCCACCGTGGTCTGGAAGCAGCTGCGCATGGCTGGCGTGGATACGCGGCAGGTCGAAGGCTGGGGCCGCCTGTTCCAGGAAGTCGAATGA
- the hydA gene encoding dihydropyrimidinase: protein MDNFDLVVRNAHVVTAADEFDCDIGVRGGVIAALGRGLPAGRQEIDAGGRYVMPGGIDGHCHLDQPMSDGTKMADDFYSGTLSAACGGTTTVLPFACQFKGQSLRAAVDDYHARAAGKAVIDYAFHLIVSDPTPDVLRRELPALIAEGYTSFKIYMTYDDLKLDDRQILETLAVARREGAMVMIHAENTDCIAWLTEQLLAAGHTAPRFHAASRPMLVEREATHRAIALSELVDVPILIVHVSGREAVEQIRWAQGRGLQVYGETCPQYLFLTGEHLEGEHGAKCVCSPPPRDKANQKVVWDGLENGVFQVFSSDHAPFRFDDPQGKKAGGEHASFDHIPNGIPGLETRMALLFSEGVLTGRIDPQTFVALTSTNAARLYGLYPRKGSIAVGADADIVIWDSNLDLTVRNDRLHHNVDYTPYEGMKLRAWPRVTISRGEVVWNGPRPAPAAIAGRGRFLECAKPLPARPRSERTGPGRGC, encoded by the coding sequence ATGGACAACTTCGACCTCGTGGTGCGCAACGCCCACGTCGTGACGGCCGCCGACGAATTCGACTGCGACATCGGCGTGCGCGGCGGCGTGATCGCCGCGCTGGGCCGGGGCCTGCCCGCCGGGCGGCAGGAGATCGACGCCGGCGGCCGCTACGTGATGCCGGGCGGCATCGACGGCCACTGCCACCTCGACCAGCCGATGAGCGACGGCACGAAGATGGCGGACGACTTCTACAGCGGCACGCTGTCGGCGGCCTGCGGCGGCACCACCACGGTGCTGCCCTTCGCCTGCCAGTTCAAGGGCCAGTCGCTGCGCGCGGCGGTGGACGACTACCACGCGCGCGCCGCGGGCAAGGCGGTGATCGACTACGCCTTCCACCTCATCGTCAGCGACCCGACGCCCGACGTGCTGCGGCGCGAATTGCCCGCCCTGATCGCCGAGGGCTACACCTCGTTCAAGATCTACATGACCTACGACGACCTCAAGCTCGACGACCGCCAGATCCTCGAAACGCTGGCCGTCGCCCGGCGCGAGGGCGCGATGGTGATGATCCACGCCGAGAACACCGACTGCATCGCCTGGCTCACCGAGCAGTTGCTCGCCGCCGGCCACACCGCCCCGCGCTTCCATGCCGCCTCGCGGCCGATGCTGGTCGAACGCGAGGCGACGCACCGCGCGATCGCGCTGTCCGAACTGGTCGATGTCCCCATCCTCATCGTGCATGTGTCCGGCCGCGAGGCGGTGGAGCAGATCCGCTGGGCGCAGGGCCGCGGCCTGCAGGTGTATGGCGAGACCTGCCCGCAGTACCTGTTCCTGACCGGCGAGCACCTGGAAGGCGAGCACGGCGCGAAATGCGTGTGCAGCCCGCCACCGCGCGACAAGGCGAACCAGAAGGTGGTGTGGGACGGCCTGGAGAACGGCGTGTTCCAGGTCTTTTCGTCCGACCACGCGCCGTTTCGCTTCGACGATCCGCAGGGCAAGAAGGCCGGCGGCGAGCATGCCTCCTTCGACCACATCCCGAACGGTATCCCCGGCCTGGAAACGCGTATGGCGCTGCTGTTCTCGGAAGGCGTGCTGACCGGGCGCATCGACCCGCAGACCTTCGTCGCGCTGACCTCGACCAACGCGGCGCGGCTGTACGGGCTGTATCCGCGCAAGGGCAGCATCGCGGTGGGCGCCGACGCCGACATCGTGATCTGGGACAGCAACCTCGACCTCACCGTGCGCAACGACCGCTTGCACCACAACGTCGACTACACCCCCTACGAGGGCATGAAGCTGCGCGCCTGGCCGCGGGTGACGATCTCGCGCGGCGAGGTGGTGTGGAACGGCCCGCGCCCGGCGCCGGCGGCCATCGCCGGCCGCGGGCGCTTCCTGGAATGCGCCAAGCCGCTGCCGGCACGCCCCAGGAGCGAGCGCACCGGGCCCGGCCGCGGATGCTGA
- a CDS encoding MFS transporter, whose product MKAEIALDRAAAVPEAQTKVRWRIFLMMLFLISINYIDRASLSVAMPMIAAEFDIGPAAQGLLLSSFFWTYAFMQIPGGMLADRFGPRHVIAGATIGWGFFQAIAAACTGWVSLLVTRLGLGAAEAPIYPAGGKLNAIWMTQNERGRGATLLDGGAPLGAALGAMLISALIALMGSWRAAFVIAGVGTVIAGFWAWSYIRNHPREHPGVNDAEAGYIEASHAQELAASPAVTSGRVMDFFRYRSVWGMFFGWMCFNALFYGLLTWMPNYLSKQHGFDIKQMGGAVFIMFFSGFVGELFGGWLADKWKATGASQGKVLRTLFGIASVIATVSIYSVAKITDPVMVVVMLSVTLFFLRWCGLFWCVPSILGTRARVGFLGGVMNLGGNCAGIGVPILVGLIVQATGSYYMALMLFAAAGAGLFVCSTMLIDYDRKLPV is encoded by the coding sequence ATGAAAGCTGAAATCGCCCTCGATCGGGCGGCGGCAGTGCCGGAGGCGCAGACGAAGGTCCGCTGGCGGATCTTCCTGATGATGCTGTTCCTCATCTCGATCAACTACATCGATCGCGCCTCGCTGTCGGTCGCGATGCCGATGATCGCCGCCGAATTCGACATCGGGCCCGCCGCCCAGGGCCTGCTGCTGAGTTCCTTCTTCTGGACCTATGCCTTCATGCAGATTCCCGGCGGCATGCTGGCCGACCGCTTCGGGCCGCGCCACGTCATCGCCGGCGCGACGATCGGCTGGGGCTTCTTCCAGGCCATCGCCGCGGCGTGCACCGGCTGGGTGAGCCTGCTGGTCACCCGCCTGGGCCTGGGGGCGGCGGAAGCGCCGATCTACCCCGCCGGCGGCAAGCTCAACGCGATCTGGATGACGCAGAACGAGCGCGGCCGCGGCGCCACCCTGCTCGACGGCGGTGCGCCGCTGGGGGCGGCGCTGGGCGCGATGCTGATCTCGGCCCTGATCGCGCTGATGGGGTCGTGGCGCGCCGCCTTCGTCATCGCCGGCGTCGGCACCGTCATCGCCGGCTTCTGGGCATGGTCCTACATCCGCAACCATCCGCGCGAGCATCCCGGCGTCAACGATGCCGAAGCCGGCTACATCGAGGCTTCGCACGCGCAGGAACTGGCCGCCTCGCCAGCGGTGACCAGCGGCCGCGTGATGGATTTCTTCCGCTACCGCTCGGTGTGGGGCATGTTCTTCGGCTGGATGTGCTTCAACGCGCTGTTCTACGGCCTGCTGACCTGGATGCCCAACTACCTGTCCAAGCAGCACGGCTTCGACATCAAGCAGATGGGCGGCGCGGTGTTCATCATGTTCTTCTCGGGCTTCGTCGGCGAACTGTTCGGCGGCTGGCTCGCCGACAAGTGGAAGGCGACGGGCGCCTCGCAGGGCAAGGTGCTGCGCACGCTGTTCGGCATCGCCTCGGTCATCGCCACCGTGTCGATCTACAGCGTCGCCAAGATCACCGACCCGGTGATGGTCGTGGTGATGCTGTCGGTGACGCTCTTCTTCCTGCGCTGGTGCGGCCTGTTCTGGTGCGTGCCGTCCATCCTCGGCACGCGTGCGCGGGTGGGCTTCCTCGGCGGGGTGATGAACCTGGGCGGCAACTGCGCGGGCATCGGCGTGCCCATCCTCGTCGGCCTGATCGTGCAGGCGACCGGCTCGTACTACATGGCGCTGATGCTCTTCGCCGCCGCCGGCGCCGGCCTTTTCGTCTGCTCCACGATGCTGATCGACTACGACCGGAAGCTGCCGGTCTGA
- a CDS encoding VOC family protein, whose product MEPRITLITLGVDDLERALAFYRDGLGLATEGIVGQEFEHGAVAFFDLQAGLKLALWPRSSIAHDTGLAPGVPPAAFTLGHNVASRAEVDAVMTQAEAAGARIVKPAGATFWGGHAGYFQDPDGHIWEVAWNPQWLPGGDG is encoded by the coding sequence ATGGAGCCACGCATCACCCTCATCACCCTCGGCGTCGACGATCTCGAGCGGGCGCTGGCCTTCTACCGCGACGGCCTGGGCCTGGCGACCGAAGGGATCGTCGGCCAGGAGTTCGAACATGGCGCGGTGGCCTTCTTCGACCTGCAGGCGGGGCTGAAGCTGGCCCTGTGGCCGCGCAGCAGCATCGCCCACGACACCGGCCTCGCGCCGGGCGTGCCGCCGGCGGCGTTCACGCTGGGGCACAATGTCGCGTCGCGCGCCGAAGTCGATGCCGTCATGACCCAGGCGGAAGCGGCCGGGGCCAGGATCGTCAAGCCCGCCGGGGCGACCTTCTGGGGTGGCCATGCCGGCTACTTCCAGGACCCGGACGGCCACATCTGGGAGGTGGCGTGGAATCCGCAATGGCTGCCCGGCGGCGACGGCTGA
- the def gene encoding peptide deformylase produces the protein MTVRSILRMGDPRLLQPAAPVAAFGTPELAELIADMFDTMAAAGGVGLAAPQIGVGLQVVIFGFERSERYPDAPAVPRTILLNPLITPLDDELEDGWEGCLSVPGLRGLVPRHRRIRYQGRGPGGEPIDRIAEDFHARVVQHECDHLIGMLYPMRVRDFRRFGFTDVLFPELAGAADD, from the coding sequence ATGACCGTTCGCAGCATCCTCCGCATGGGCGACCCGCGCCTGCTGCAGCCCGCCGCGCCCGTCGCCGCCTTCGGCACGCCCGAACTCGCCGAACTCATCGCCGACATGTTCGACACCATGGCCGCGGCCGGCGGCGTGGGGCTGGCGGCGCCGCAGATCGGCGTCGGCCTGCAGGTGGTGATCTTCGGCTTCGAGCGCAGCGAGCGCTATCCGGATGCGCCGGCGGTGCCGCGCACCATCCTGCTGAACCCGCTGATCACGCCGCTCGACGACGAACTCGAGGACGGCTGGGAGGGCTGCCTGTCGGTGCCCGGCCTGCGCGGCCTGGTGCCGCGCCACCGCCGCATCCGCTACCAGGGCCGCGGCCCCGGTGGCGAGCCGATCGACCGTATCGCCGAAGACTTCCATGCGCGCGTGGTGCAGCATGAATGCGACCACCTGATCGGCATGCTGTACCCGATGCGGGTGCGCGACTTCCGCCGCTTCGGCTTCACCGACGTGCTGTTTCCCGAACTGGCCGGCGCCGCGGACGACTGA
- a CDS encoding GntR family transcriptional regulator, whose amino-acid sequence MEKKAAGRRGHDAPAAPQQPDGTAAAVSDQEIYDRIVTSIMEHRLPPGTKLGEDKLARIFGASRARVRQVLARLALERIVVLQPNRGAFVAEPTVDEAREVFEVRRPLEALVVRRIVARRDPALLARLREHVAAEEAARAARDRRAIIRLSGEYHVLLAELSGSTLAARLMHELASLTCLIIFLYDAPSVPACRDQEHAEITQALADGDEATAIRLMTEHLDHVEACLDLSRGAAQELDLEAALAG is encoded by the coding sequence ATGGAAAAGAAGGCCGCCGGGCGGCGCGGGCACGATGCTCCGGCCGCCCCGCAGCAACCGGACGGGACCGCGGCGGCCGTCTCCGACCAGGAGATCTACGACCGCATCGTGACCTCGATCATGGAGCACCGGCTGCCGCCCGGCACCAAGCTCGGCGAGGACAAGCTGGCCAGGATCTTCGGCGCCAGCAGGGCGCGGGTGCGCCAGGTGCTGGCGCGCCTGGCGCTGGAGCGCATCGTCGTGCTGCAGCCCAACCGCGGCGCCTTCGTCGCCGAGCCCACCGTCGACGAGGCGCGCGAGGTGTTCGAGGTGCGCCGGCCGCTGGAGGCCCTGGTCGTGCGCCGCATCGTCGCGCGCCGCGATCCGGCCCTGCTCGCCCGCCTGCGCGAGCACGTCGCGGCGGAGGAAGCCGCGCGCGCGGCGCGCGACCGCCGCGCCATCATCCGCCTGTCGGGCGAATACCACGTCCTGCTCGCCGAGCTTTCGGGCAGTACGCTGGCGGCCAGGCTGATGCACGAACTGGCCTCGCTGACCTGCCTCATCATCTTCCTCTACGATGCGCCGTCGGTGCCCGCCTGCCGCGACCAGGAGCATGCCGAGATCACGCAGGCGCTGGCGGACGGCGACGAGGCGACGGCGATCCGCCTCATGACCGAGCATCTCGACCACGTCGAAGCCTGCCTCGACCTCAGCCGCGGCGCGGCGCAGGAACTCGACCTCGAGGCTGCGCTGGCCGGCTGA
- a CDS encoding GntR family transcriptional regulator, translating to MTTLQPTRRRADDSAPPAQDGKVLRLAAGRRTRATAGADAEAIYRRILNAIIEHRLAPGRKLVEERLAAVFGASRAMIRQVLTRLSHEMVVTLVPNRGAFVAEPTVGEAREVFEARRLIEPALARKLAQSVTPAQLSRLRGLVAEEERARAMRDRQTVVKLSGEFHLEIAEMAGNAILARQMRELTLLTCLIIILYDSPAGRACPDDEHRRLLEAFARHDEECAAALMLHHLDHVEQSLDISLAAQDDDDLERIFS from the coding sequence ATGACCACACTGCAACCCACCCGGCGCCGCGCGGACGACAGCGCCCCGCCTGCGCAGGACGGCAAGGTACTGCGGCTTGCCGCCGGGCGCCGGACGCGCGCCACGGCTGGCGCCGACGCGGAGGCGATCTATCGCCGCATCCTCAACGCCATCATCGAGCACCGCCTCGCACCCGGCCGCAAGCTGGTCGAGGAGCGCCTCGCCGCGGTGTTCGGCGCCAGCCGGGCGATGATCCGCCAGGTGCTGACGCGGCTTTCCCACGAAATGGTAGTGACGCTGGTGCCCAACCGCGGCGCCTTCGTCGCCGAGCCCACCGTCGGCGAGGCGCGCGAGGTGTTCGAGGCGCGGCGCCTGATCGAGCCGGCGCTGGCGCGCAAGCTGGCGCAGTCGGTCACGCCCGCCCAGTTGTCGCGCCTGCGCGGGCTGGTGGCGGAAGAGGAACGGGCGCGCGCGATGCGCGACCGGCAGACGGTCGTCAAGCTGTCGGGCGAGTTCCATCTCGAGATCGCGGAGATGGCCGGCAATGCGATCCTGGCGCGGCAGATGCGCGAACTGACGCTGCTCACCTGCCTCATCATCATCCTGTACGACTCGCCTGCCGGCCGGGCCTGCCCGGACGACGAGCATCGCCGGCTGCTGGAAGCCTTCGCCCGGCACGACGAGGAATGCGCGGCGGCCCTGATGCTGCATCACCTGGACCACGTCGAACAGTCGCTCGACATCAGCCTCGCCGCACAGGACGACGACGATCTGGAGCGGATCTTTTCCTGA
- a CDS encoding fumarylacetoacetate hydrolase family protein, whose translation MKLVRFGEAGRERPGLVDAGGVVRDLSALLPELDGAALAPASLARLRALDPATLPAVASATRLGPPLAGVGKIVGIGLNYADHAREAGVDLPAEPTVFLKAASAITGPDDPVVLPPGSQKTDWEVELAVVIGTVARRVSEADAPGHVAGYCIGLDISERYWQLERGGQWTKGKSFDSFAPIGPWILTADELPAPRGLPMSLSVNGARMQHGDTGDMAFGVARLVSYVSGFMSLLPGDLIFTGTPAGVGLGLVPPRYLRAGDRVEASIDGLGRQRHEVVAG comes from the coding sequence ATGAAGCTCGTGCGCTTCGGCGAGGCCGGACGGGAGCGGCCGGGGCTGGTCGATGCCGGCGGCGTGGTGCGCGACCTCTCGGCCCTCCTGCCCGAACTGGACGGCGCCGCGCTCGCGCCGGCGAGCCTCGCCCGGCTGCGGGCGCTCGATCCCGCCACATTGCCGGCGGTCGCGTCCGCGACGCGGCTCGGTCCGCCGCTGGCGGGCGTCGGCAAGATCGTCGGCATCGGCCTCAACTACGCCGACCATGCCCGCGAGGCCGGCGTGGACCTGCCCGCCGAACCCACCGTGTTCCTCAAGGCCGCCTCCGCCATCACCGGCCCCGACGACCCCGTCGTCCTGCCGCCCGGATCGCAGAAGACCGACTGGGAGGTCGAACTGGCGGTGGTCATCGGTACGGTGGCGCGGCGCGTATCCGAGGCCGATGCGCCGGGGCACGTGGCGGGTTACTGCATCGGCCTCGACATCTCGGAACGCTACTGGCAACTGGAACGCGGCGGGCAATGGACCAAGGGCAAGAGCTTCGACAGCTTCGCGCCCATCGGGCCGTGGATACTCACCGCCGACGAACTGCCCGCGCCGCGGGGGCTGCCCATGTCGCTGTCGGTGAACGGAGCGCGCATGCAGCACGGCGACACCGGCGACATGGCGTTCGGCGTCGCGCGGCTGGTCAGCTACGTCAGCGGCTTCATGAGCCTGCTACCGGGCGACCTCATCTTCACCGGCACGCCGGCGGGCGTCGGCCTGGGCCTCGTGCCGCCGCGCTACCTGCGTGCGGGGGATCGCGTCGAGGCATCGATCGATGGCCTCGGCCGGCAGCGCCACGAGGTGGTCGCCGGCTGA
- a CDS encoding YgjP-like metallopeptidase domain-containing protein, with product MRPTPPPDYLAGYPPALRQQVQDLIEQGRLADLLRRRYPRPHAVRSDAALYGYAQELKAAHLRNAPPLGKVCFDSRIHVIRNALGTHTAISRVQGAKLQAKREIRIASVFRDVPPEFLRMIVVHELAHLRERDHDKAFYQLCLHMEPHYHQYEFDLRAYLTWRDATGQGLWPVSAEPAPRGDA from the coding sequence ATGCGTCCGACCCCGCCCCCCGACTACCTCGCCGGCTATCCGCCCGCGCTGCGGCAGCAGGTGCAGGACCTCATCGAACAGGGCCGCCTCGCCGACCTCCTGCGCCGGCGCTACCCGCGGCCGCACGCGGTGCGCAGCGACGCCGCGCTGTACGGCTACGCGCAGGAACTCAAGGCCGCCCATCTGCGCAACGCCCCGCCGCTCGGCAAGGTCTGCTTCGACAGCCGCATCCACGTCATCCGCAACGCGCTCGGCACGCACACCGCCATCTCGCGCGTGCAAGGGGCGAAGCTGCAGGCCAAGCGCGAGATTCGCATCGCATCCGTGTTCCGCGACGTGCCGCCCGAATTCCTGCGCATGATCGTCGTACACGAACTCGCCCACCTGCGCGAGCGCGACCACGACAAGGCGTTCTACCAGCTCTGCCTGCACATGGAGCCGCACTACCACCAGTACGAATTCGACCTGCGCGCCTACCTGACCTGGCGCGACGCGACCGGGCAGGGGCTGTGGCCGGTGTCCGCGGAGCCCGCGCCGCGGGGAGATGCCTGA
- a CDS encoding NAD(P)H-dependent flavin oxidoreductase has protein sequence MTLQQLLGIELPIIQAPMAGVQGSALAVAVCEAGGLGSLPCAMLDADAMRRELAAIRAQTSKPFNVNFFCHTPPEPDAAREAGWRAALAPYYAELQIDAGAIPPGPARLPFGAGAAEVLEAFRPDVVSFHFGLPASDLLARVRGWGARILSSATTVDEACWLEAHGADAVIAQGLEAGGHRGHFLSDDLAAQAGTFALLPQIVRAVKIPVIAAGGIADARGVAAAMALGAAGVQVGTAYLLCPEATTGAVHRAALKSGAARVTALTNLFTGRPARGIVNRIMRELGPLDAAVPAFPLAAAAVAPLRARGESLGSGDFSPLWAGQNTSGCREVPAAVLTRELAAGLAAAR, from the coding sequence ATGACCCTCCAGCAACTCCTCGGCATCGAACTCCCTATCATCCAGGCGCCCATGGCCGGCGTGCAGGGCAGCGCGCTCGCGGTGGCGGTGTGCGAAGCCGGCGGACTGGGCTCGCTGCCCTGCGCCATGCTGGACGCCGACGCCATGCGCCGGGAACTGGCCGCCATCCGCGCGCAGACGTCGAAGCCGTTCAACGTGAACTTCTTTTGCCACACCCCGCCCGAACCCGATGCGGCGCGCGAGGCAGGCTGGCGGGCGGCGCTGGCGCCGTACTACGCCGAACTGCAGATCGACGCCGGCGCGATTCCCCCCGGCCCCGCGCGCCTGCCATTCGGCGCCGGGGCGGCCGAGGTGCTGGAGGCGTTCCGGCCGGACGTGGTGAGCTTCCACTTCGGCCTGCCGGCGTCCGACCTGCTGGCGCGGGTGCGCGGCTGGGGCGCCCGCATCCTGTCGTCGGCCACCACGGTGGACGAGGCGTGCTGGCTCGAGGCGCACGGCGCCGATGCCGTCATCGCGCAGGGGCTGGAGGCCGGCGGCCACCGCGGCCACTTCCTGTCCGACGACCTCGCCGCCCAGGCCGGCACCTTCGCACTGCTGCCGCAGATCGTGCGGGCGGTGAAGATCCCCGTCATCGCCGCCGGCGGCATCGCCGATGCGCGGGGTGTCGCGGCGGCGATGGCACTGGGCGCGGCCGGCGTGCAGGTCGGCACCGCCTACCTGCTGTGCCCGGAAGCGACCACCGGCGCGGTGCACCGCGCCGCGCTGAAGAGCGGCGCGGCGCGTGTCACCGCGCTCACCAACCTGTTCACCGGACGGCCCGCGCGCGGCATCGTCAATCGCATCATGCGCGAACTGGGGCCGCTCGATGCCGCCGTGCCCGCGTTCCCGCTGGCTGCCGCGGCCGTCGCCCCGCTGCGCGCCAGGGGCGAGTCGCTGGGCAGCGGCGACTTCTCGCCCCTGTGGGCGGGGCAGAACACGAGCGGCTGCCGCGAAGTGCCGGCCGCCGTGCTGACGCGCGAACTCGCTGCCGGCCTCGCGGCGGCCCGCTGA
- a CDS encoding aspartate/glutamate racemase family protein, producing the protein MKILLLNPNTSQSVTDRIAGAARGVAGERTELVAATAPRGVPYIATRAEAVIGGAVALEMLAEMHAGADAAIIAAFGDPGLGGARELFPIPVIGLAEAGMLTACMLGKRFAIVTFSQSLEPWYHECVAWHGLRERCAGVRALGGSFRSISDVQEEKEALLVELANQAIDEDGADVVVLAGAPLAGLARRVRERIPVPVVDCVEAAVKQAETLVALNPRKAEKGTYARPAAKPCSGIAGPLARWIGHE; encoded by the coding sequence ATGAAGATCCTGCTGCTGAACCCCAACACCTCGCAAAGCGTCACCGACCGCATCGCCGGCGCGGCGAGGGGTGTCGCCGGCGAGCGCACCGAACTGGTCGCGGCGACCGCGCCGCGCGGCGTGCCTTACATCGCCACCCGTGCGGAGGCGGTGATCGGCGGCGCGGTGGCGCTCGAGATGCTCGCCGAGATGCACGCCGGCGCCGATGCGGCGATCATCGCCGCCTTCGGCGACCCCGGCCTGGGCGGCGCGCGCGAGCTGTTCCCGATCCCGGTGATCGGGCTCGCCGAGGCCGGCATGCTGACCGCCTGCATGCTCGGCAAGCGCTTTGCCATCGTCACCTTCTCGCAGTCGCTCGAGCCCTGGTACCACGAATGCGTCGCCTGGCACGGCCTGCGCGAACGCTGCGCCGGCGTGCGCGCGCTGGGCGGCAGCTTCCGCTCGATCTCCGACGTGCAGGAAGAAAAGGAGGCGCTGCTGGTGGAACTGGCCAACCAGGCCATCGACGAGGACGGCGCCGACGTCGTGGTCCTCGCCGGTGCGCCGCTGGCCGGCCTGGCGCGGCGGGTGCGCGAGCGCATCCCGGTGCCGGTGGTCGATTGCGTCGAGGCCGCCGTCAAGCAGGCGGAAACGCTGGTCGCGCTGAACCCGCGCAAGGCGGAGAAGGGCACCTATGCGCGCCCCGCCGCCAAGCCCTGCTCCGGCATCGCCGGGCCGCTCGCACGGTGGATCGGCCATGAATGA